The Osmerus eperlanus chromosome 7, fOsmEpe2.1, whole genome shotgun sequence genome includes a region encoding these proteins:
- the gdf6a gene encoding growth/differentiation factor 6-A, protein MDAFRTLALYFLFILILWNVPCSQSAAIISPSVPWRHKGTRIHHDGQRSTKFLKEIFTSSPVLSHPREDFKDAIVPHDYMLSIYRTYSAAERLGLNASFFRSSKSANTITSFVDRGKDDLLHSPLRRQKYLFDVSTLSDTEELVGAELRIFRKVPGDFQTSPTGLYDIQLSSCRSESLLDSRSLDPLDSRKAGWEVLDVWEMFKSRPPSGQGSQLCLQLKVTLGKSKTEIDLKQLGFDRADRSQQEKAILVVYTRSKKRENLFNEMKEKIKSRGSGRLEEEKGVQLKARRRRRTALNNRHGKRHGKKSKSRCSKKALHVNFKELGWDDWIIAPLDYEAYHCEGVCDFPLRSHLEPTNHAIIQTLMNSMDPNSTPPSCCVPTKLSPISILYIDSGNNVVYKQYEDMVVEQCGCR, encoded by the exons ATGGACGCATTTCGAACCCTAGCGTTATATTTTCTGTTCATCTTAATTCTTTGGAATGTACCATGTTCCCAGTCTGCTGCTATCATATCTCCATCTGTGCCGTGGAGACACAAGGGAACCCGGATCCATCATGACGGACAAAGGTCAACCAAGTTTCTCAAAGAGATATTCACATCCTCTCCCGTCTTGAGCCACCCGCGAGAGGACTTTAAAGACGCTATTGTGCCCCACGATTACATGCTTTCTATATACCGGACTTACTCTGCGGCGGAGAGACTCGGACTTAACGCCAGTTTTTTCCGCTCCTCCAAGTCTGCAAACACCATAACAAGTTTTGTGGACAGAGGAAAAG ACGATCTCTTGCACTCTCCTTTGCGAAGACAAAAGTATCTGTTTGATGTCTCAACCCTCTCAGACACAGAGGAGCTGGTCGGGGCGGAGTTAAGGATATTTAGGAAAGTGCCCGGGGATTTCCAAACGTCCCCAACAGGTCTCTATGACATCCAATTATCCTCCTGTCGATCAGAGAGTCTGCTGGATTCCAGATCCCTTGATCCCCTGGATTCCAGAAAAGCAGGATGGGAGGTTTTGGATGTGTGGGAAATGTTTAAGAGCCGACCCCCCTCTGGCCAGGGCAGCCAGCTTTGTCTCCAACTCAAGGTCACGCTGGGCAAATCAAAAACGGAAATCGACTTGAAACAGTTAGGATTCGACAGAGCCGATCGAAGCCAACAAGAAAAAGCTATACTGGTGGTGTACACCAGgtcaaagaaaagagagaatctGTTCAACGAAATGAAGGAGAAGATCAAGTCGCGCGGTTCGGGGCGattagaggaggagaagggcgtGCAGTTGAAAGCGCGCCGCAGACGGAGGACAGCGCTCAACAACAGACACGGAAAGAGACACGGCAAAAAGTCAAAATCAAGATGCAGCAAAAAGGCACTGCACGTGAACTTCAAAGAGCTCGGTTGGGACGACTGGATCATCGCTCCGTTGGATTACGAGGCGTACCACTGCGAGGGCGTTTGTGACTTCCCCCTGAGGTCGCACTTAGAGCCAACCAACCACGCCATCATTCAAACTCTTATGAATTCCATGGACCCCAACAGCACACCTCCCAGTTGCTGTGTGCCCAccaagctcagtcccatcagCATTCTGTACATAGACTCGGGTAACAATGTTGTGTACAAACAATACGAGGATATGGTGGTGGAGCAGTGCGGCTGCAGGTAG